One Pyrenophora tritici-repentis strain M4 chromosome 5, whole genome shotgun sequence DNA window includes the following coding sequences:
- a CDS encoding DAK1, Dihydroxyacetone kinase has translation MALDEANRVVYNLSHPPSEVTIVSGGGSGHEPAWSGFVGDGMLSAAVCGDIFASPSTKQIMAGIRNVPSNEGIILCITNYTGDMLHFGLAREKGQALGYKVDVVCMAEDAALGREKSGKVGRRGLAGNLLVIKLIGAASQKGWAFERCRKIGELGNSQLVTIGASLDHCHVPGREAFESVPDNACVVGMGIHNEPGLRTISPMPSPEDVIKEMLRYLLDPSDSDRAFVTFNPNDNVVMLVNNFGGLSNLEFDAMVNLALIALKRDWKIVPTRIYAGVLETSLNGQGFSITLGNMSGMAKAMDLKDEEVIALLDAPTNAPAWPKNGYQPLNINKETEELRNKANAAAADTSALHKGPATPASLIPALRKACKAALEAEPTITQYDLQMGDGDCGEAVAGVCKSILSNIDAVEKNPPPILALLESIGENVEDVGGSLGAILSILVTAFTNALATATLTQNAPLDIATLSAAAVTALENLKNYTSAREGDRTVMDVLIPFINTLAESKDLGKSVEVAENKADATKDMKAKFGRATYISEDGSDRSRIPDPGAYAAGVWLRGLEAGFKG, from the exons ATGGCCCTCGATGAGGCCAACCGCGTAGTCTATAACCTGTCACATCCGCCTTCCGAGGTGACTATCGTTTCGGGTGGTGGCTCTGGCCATGAACCCGCGTGGTCCGGTTTCGTGGGCGATGGCATGTTATCGGCTGCTGTATGCGGTGACATCTTCGCTTCTCCGAGCACGAAACAGATCATGGCTGGTATCAGGAACGTACCGAGTAACGAGGGCATTATACTATGTATAACAAACTACACGGGAGACATGCTGCATTTCGGCCTAGCAAGAGAGAAGGGTCAGGCTTTGGGATACAAAGTCGACGTTGTGTGCATGGCGGAAGACGCGGCCTTGGGGCGCGAGAAGAGCGGCAAGGTAGGACGGAGAGGGCTGGCAGGAAACCTACTCGTCATCAAACTCATCGGCGCGGCATCACAAAAAGGATGGGCGTTCGAACGGTGTAGGAAAATTGGTGAACTGGGCAACTCTCAATTAGTCACCATCGGCGCGAGTCTTGACCATTGCCATGTTCCCGGAAGAGAAGCATTTGAGAGTGTGCCGGACAATGCTTGTGTGGTTGGCATGGGCATTCACAATGAGCCT GGCCTACGGACCATCTCCCCCATGCCCAGTCCTGAAGACGTTATCAAAGAGATGCTTCGATACCTCCTCGACCCCTCCGACTCGGACCGCGCATTCGTCACCTTCAACCCCAACGACAACGTTGTGATGCTTGTCAACAACTTCGGCGGGCTTTCGAATCTGGAATTCGATGCGATGGTGAATCTTGCCCTCATCGCCTTGAAGCGCGACTGGAAGATTGTACCCACACGAATCTACGCTGGTGTGCTGGAGACGTCGCTGAACGGCCAGGGTTTCAGCATAACTCTCGGTAACATGAGCGGTATGGCGAAAGCCATGGACCTCAAGGACGAGGAAGTCATCGCTTTGCTAGATGCACCGACGAACGCTCCCGCATGGCCAAAGAACGGATACCAACCTCTCAACATCAACAAGGAGACGGAAGAGCTACGCAACAAAGCCAACGCTGCGGCCGCAGATACATCAGCTCTCCACAAGGGCCCCGCAACACCAGCCTCCCTCATCCCCGCGCTGCGAAAAGCATGCAAAGCAGCGCTAGAAGCCGAACCCACAATCACACAATACGACCTACAAATGGGCGACGGAGACTGCGGCGAGGCCGTCGCAGGCGTATGCAAGAGTATCCTCTCCAACATCGACGCCGTAGAAAAGAACCCCCCGCCCATCCTCGCGCTCCTAGAAAGCATCGGCGAAAACGTCGAAGACGTCGGCGGCTCCCTAGGCGCTATCCTATCTATCCTAGTAACCGCCTTCACCAATGCCCTCGCAACCGCCACACTCACGCAGAACGCACCACTGGATATTGCCACCCTATCCGCTGCCGCTGTTACTGCGCTCGAGAACCTCAAGAATTACACGTCTGCGCGCGAAGGCGATAGGACCGTCATGGATGTGTTGATTCCTTTTATCAATACGCTGGCTGAGAGCAAGGATTTGGGAAAGAGCGTGGAGGTTGCCGAGAACAAGGCAGATGCGACAAAGGATATGAAGGCAAAGTTTGGGCGTGCGACATATATTAGTGAGGATGGGAGTGACAGAAGCCGGATTCCGGATCCGGGGGCGTATGCGGCAGGTGTGTGGTTGAGGGGGTTGGAGGCGGGGTTCAAAGGTTGA
- a CDS encoding glycosylphosphatidylinositol anchor biosynthesis protein 11, translating into MASTTVINANATSKLQPSTAPPIEPLKNETARLYTHIHPILVLSVYAFKFPALVADPVPTLLTTLAPLAVLQVAFVAVCLPPTGGTPTMRKQKPGEKKGKAPNKLEQGLNSKIVPAFLSLLLAAFAATPLFTATLILFGAPVTTHHLQTLLCGAHVALLSTLPLVYVHGVDGETWRQIIALLLPIDEVYGGLLGTVLGAWLGAVPIPLDWDREWQKWPVTIVTGAYIGYAVGKLLGGTLLKGKKIMFD; encoded by the exons ATGGCCAGCACAACCGTCATCAACGCAAACGCGACGTCGAAGCTCCAGCCGTCCACGGCACCACCAATTGAGCCCCTCAAGAACGAAACGGCGCGTCTTTATACCCACATTCATCCGATACTCGTCCTATCCGTATATGCCTTCAAGTTTCCCGCTTTGGTCGCAGACCCGGTGCCGACGCTTCTTACCACACTCGCACCACTCGCTGTGCTACAGGTTGCGTTTGTAGCAGTATGCCTACCTCCCACGGGCGGGACACCCACAATGCGAAAGCAGAAGCCGGGTGAAAAGAAGGGCAAGGCGCCTAACAAGCTGGAACAAGGGTTGAATTCTAAGATTGTC CCGGCTTTCCTATCGCTCCTTCTTGCCGCCTTCGCCGCGACTCCCCTCTTCACAGCAACTCTCATCCTATTCGGCGCGCCCGTCACCACGCATCACCTACAAACCCTCCTTTGTGGCGCCCACGTTGCGCTTCTGAGCACATTGCCTTTGGTATACGTACATGGCGTAGATGGCGAAACCTGGAGGCAGATCATTGCGCTCCTCTTACCAATAGACGAGGTCTATGGTGGGCTGCTAGGAACGGTGCTTGGAGCCTGGTTGGGTGCTGTACCGATTCCGCTGGATTG GGACCGCGAATGGCAAAAATGGCCCGTCACAATTGTTACAGGAGCGTACATCGGATACGCAGTCGGCAAACTGCTCGGAGGTACACTGTTGAAGGGAAAGAAGATTATGTTCGACTAG
- a CDS encoding translin, with the protein MASQSGMVNQAIFQDLQARIDEDTAVKDELRDIIQALEKHNRNVSFVLSRAHSTPVADLAEVLKAAQEPVDNVVDTVSKLSQAASKMPYYKFNNMWSRQMQGACESALFWGWLGGYKYEGGDVQCGRLLTIEELGEIFKIPVNLKDRDEFHLSLEEYLQSLITLVEELTRLARNAVTLGDYERPLLINQFVKDLHAGFQMLNLKNDSLRRRSDGLKYRVKDVEDVVYDLSLRNLVPKKGDQKQ; encoded by the exons ATGGCGTCACAGTCAGGCATGGTCAACCAGGCCATCTTCCAGGACCTGCAGGCGCGCATTGATGAGGACACAGCGGTCAAGGAT GAGCTGCGAGACATCATCCAGGCGCTTGAGAAGCACA ACCGCAATGTCTCTTTCGTGCTTTCAAGAGCCCATTCTACACCCGTCGCTGACT TGGCTGAGGTCCTCAAAGCTGCTCAAGAGCCCGTTGACAATGTTGTTGATACAGTGTCCAAGCTGTCGCAAGCTGCGTCGAAGATGCCATACTACAAGTTCAACAACATGTGGAGTCGGCAGATGCAGGGCGCT TGTGAGAGTGCGCTCTTCTGGGGCTGGCTCGGCGGTTACAAGTACGAGGGTGGTGATGTTCAATGCGGACGACTTTTGACCATCGAGGAGCTTGGCGAGATTTTCAAGA TTCCAGTCAATCTCAAAGACCGTGACGAGTTCCATCTCTCCCTCGAAGAGTACCTCCAGTCCCTCATCACACTCGTCGAAGAGCTA ACCCGCCTCGCACGTAACGCCGTCACTCTGGGTGATTACGAGCGTCCACTTCTCATCAATCAATTCGTTAAGGACTTGCACGCGGGCTTTCAGATGCTTAACCTCAAGAACGACAGCTTGCGCCGCCGTAGCGATGGGCTGAAGTACAGGGTCAAGGATGTGGAGGACGTAGTCTACGACCTGTCACTCAGGAACTTGGTACCGAAAAAGGGCGATCAGAAGCAGTAG
- a CDS encoding Tymo-45kd-70kd domain containing protein, with translation MVHNLVRNEGVPALAYSVNDASALWPCFLKILYSDTQFVVSLEYSISIHGIHEKQPFTLRYEGDNLMLGKTSLRDIAIPLPEGSLDVIARQGQPQLRTLLLSLKAPCSVWFPHSLVNEVYSRHTSIAEFLTLARATEVRILFDIKWLGKSNLARLQSVVEGSRQPTGVPAIPQFACLYQQVDWSVIDSIQDAKSRACLSTEDEAVPSIEDALLDAPPSYAHVSGKRSRKARSSSTPDSPPPKRLLQDPTCAPSPLERANSTASSTATVQVDLFQDIVTSAIEKVLPDLLRAQLPSILQDILPGMLTGPSPSSSPTPRSTQIANTLTQHHRTTSHKPTPAAVVRAVLSTYTKTHLQELFTDAVEEASELHNSARNEFEDDLVDIRLEIATLKEDHIAAFNEECNEKLAELKEHLAEDKEETEVAAKAYTDDIVLKTWDRLNMVEKGACCRCKCLDNTKNKQGKLGQGRRAMSLPL, from the exons ATGGTACATAACCTCGTTCGCAACGAAGGCGTCCCCGCCTTGGCATACTCGGTGAATGATGCGTCTGCACTATGGCCATGTTTTCTCAAGATACTGTATTCAGACACCCAGTTTGTCGTGTCTTTAGAATACTCTATTTCAATCCATGGCATTCACGAGAAGCAGCCCTTCACCCTCCGCTATGAAGGTGACAATCTTATGCTAGGCAAGACGTCACTTAGGGACATTGCTATTCCTCTCCCGGAAGGATCATTGGACGTGATCGCACGGCAGGGGCAACCTCAGCTCCGAACGCTCTTGCTGTCGCTGAAAGCACCCTGTTCTGTGTGGTTCCCTCACAGTCTTGTCAATGAAGTGTACAGCCGCCACACTAGCATTGCCGAGTTCTTAACACTGGCTAGGGCAACAGAAGTACGCATCTTGTTCGACATCAAGTGGCTTGGGAAGAGCAACCTCGCCCGGCTGCAGAGCGTTGTCGAGGGTTCTCGGCAACCCACTGGGGTTCCGGCTATCCCCCAATTCGCCTGTTTGTATCAGCAAGTCGACTGGTCTGTTATCGACTCTATCCAGGATGCCAAGTCTCGAGCCTGTCTTTCCACTGAAGACGAGGCTGTACCTTCTATTGAAGACGCGCTACTTGACGCCCCGCCTTCATACGCGCATGTGTCGGGCAAGCGTTCGAGGAAGG CTCGCAGTAGCTCGACACCAGACTCCCCTCCACCGAAGCGCCTCCTTCAAGATCCTACATGCGCGCCCTCGCCACTAGAACGCGCCAATTCCACGGCTTCGTCCACTGCTACTGTGCAAGTAGACCTTTTCCAAGACATCGTCACATCCGCCATCGAGAAGGTGCTCCCAGATCTGCTGCGCGCACAGCTTCCCAGCATCCTCCAAGACATCCTTCCAGGAATGCTTACTGGCCCCTCCCCGTCGTCGTCACCAACACCACGTTCCACCCAGATCGCGAACACACTCACGCAGCACCATCGAACCACAAGCCACAAGCCCACACCTGCGGCAGTCGTTAGAGCTGTTCTTAGCACCTATACCAAGACCCATCTCCAAGAACTCTTCACTGACGCCGTCGAGGAAGCTTCTGAGCTTCACAACTCTGCGCGCAATGAGTTCGAAGATGACCTCGTTGATATCAGGCTTGAGATCGCCACGCTCAAAGAGGACCACATCGCGGCCTTCAACGAGGAGTGCAATGAGAAGTTGGCGGAGCTCAAAGAGCACCTAGCAGAGGATAAAGAGGAGACAGAAGTGGCAGCGAAGGCATATACCGACGACATAGTCCTTAAAACTTGGGACAGGTTGAATATGGTGGAGAAAGGCGCGTGTTGTAGGTGCAAGTGCCTTGATAATACCAAGAACAAGCAGGGCAAGTTGGGACAAGGCCGAAGGGCCATGTCTCTTCCGCTTTGA